Below is a genomic region from Seriola aureovittata isolate HTS-2021-v1 ecotype China chromosome 23, ASM2101889v1, whole genome shotgun sequence.
gtgtgtgtgtgtgtgtgtgtgtgtgtgtgtgtgttgtcggGGGTTTGTTGAGCAGCACATTAGTGAGCAGAAGCTCTAAATAGTTTGTAgtgaacagacaaacacagagaatctgagacagatgttgataTTAAACATCTGgactcatgtttgttttctcttccgTCACATGGTCACTCACTGTGACGATCCTGCTCTTCCTTATTTAGCATCATAACCGGTGTGATGATAATAAATCCTACGTGACATGAACTCATCACACCTCTTGTTGGTTGCCGTGGCGTCGGCTGACAGTGATTGCTCCACGGCAGCAGCTGTGAACAGGGACTCTGTTATTGGTCAGAGACTCTCAGGTTTAATCACATGTAAATGGAAGAATGAAGGAACAAGGAGGTGTCTGTCCCCCAAcactctccttcctcctcctcctcccccctcctcctcctccccctccccccatcctcctcctcctcccccctcctgctcctcacctCTGTGACCTCCCCGAGGTATTTCTGAGGAATTTCACTCTCCCAACATTCCTCGAAAGCCTGGAGGCGAGAAGGGGCAAGAGCAGGAGGTAGAGGAGGTgtaggagcaggaggaggaggaggaggaagaggagcaggaggaagaggaggaggagtaggagcaggaggagcaggaggagtaggaggaggagaaggaggaagaataggaggaggagcaggaggaggaggagcaggaggaggagcaggagtaggagcaggaggaggaggaggaagaagaggagcaggaggaggaagaggagcaggaggaagaggaggaggagtaggagcaggaggagcaggagcaggaggagtaggaggaggaggaggaagaataggaggaggagcaggagaggaggagcaggagtaggagcaggaggaggaggaggaagaagaggaggaggaggaggagaagaggaggaggaggaagaggagcaggaggaagaggaggaggaggaggaggaggagcaggaggaggaggaggaggagcaggaggagtaggaggagtagcaggaggaggaggaggagaagaataggaggaggagcaggaggaggagcaagagcaggaggaggaggaggaggaggagaagaataggaggaggagcaggagcagaggaggaggaggaggaggaggaagaataggaggaggagcaggaggaggagcaagagcaggaggaggaggacgaggaggaagaataggaggaggagcaagagcaggaggaggaggaggaggaggaagaataggaggaggaggaggagcaagagcaggaggaggaggaggagcaggaggagcaggaggagcaggaggagcaggaggaggaggagcataAATAAACAGAACGTGGTTGTTTGACCTGACGAGACTCTGGTcctgtcagtcatttttaatCAGCTGATTCATGTCGGACGCAGGACGGATAAAAACGATGAATTCATGTGGAAAAGGTTCAGAACCAAAACATGAGCATTGTTTCTGATTTACAAACACAGGCTTGGTTTTATTCATTAAAGATGATTGATAATCAATATGCTTGATAATTGATGATGTCATCGCTGATCActgatctgtttgtgtttgtagaaaATCTGCTGGTGATCACCGCGGCAACGGAGGAGACAGACGGCTTCAACCGCTTCATGAGGACGATCAGAGAGTTCAACTACACTGtgaaggtaacacacacacacacacacacacacacacacacacacacacacacacacacacacgcgtcaAGGTCTAAATGTGAATGGTgaaggggctgatgggaaatgagTATCTCCGTCGTCTGCCATGTTCCCTCAGATGTTTCAGTGAACGTCGGCACCACTCAGTGAAGACAGTTTAAACCATTTATAGATCGATAGATCAATTTATTGATCGATCAGTGAAGAAAATCACCAGCTGATGGATCAATAGATGTTTGTGCAGGTTGTTGATCAcaatgtttctctgtttgtttcatgtaatGAGACAGATCCTGatacacagactgtgtgtgtgtgtgtgtgtgtgtgtgtgtgtgtgtgtgtgtgtgtgtgtgtgtgtgtgtgtgtgtgtgtgtgtgtgtgcgcaggtgCTGGGTCTGGGGGAGGAGTGGAAGGGGGGTGACGTGGCTCGGACGGTGGGGGGAGGTCAGAAGGTGAGATGGTTGAAGAAGGAGCTGCTCAAACACTCTGACAACAAGGACATGGTCATCATGTTCGTGGACAGGTAAGgaccacctgtgtgtgtgtgtgtgtgtgagactgtgtgcgTGTCTCTCTCGCCTCGTTTctttcacctcttcctcttttgtctCTCGTCTCTCTTATTCTCTTTGTCACTCTTGGTTTGGTCGTTGGTGTGAaacctgactcacctgtcctgCTTACAAACACCAGGACACAGGTGTGGTCACTGAGCTACAGCCACATGATGATATCCCCTGGTAtccagtgtcagtgtctgtctgcagcctgACAGACCAAGTTCAGGGTCACGCAGCAACAGAAAGTGTCCTGAAACAGGTAATATGGGTAATATGAGGAGacgcagcagcaggaggagccaGAATGAACGAGCCAGTGAAAGAACCTGAAGGAGTCGAGGGCAGGTGTGAGGGCAGGTGTGAGGGCAGGTGTGAGGGCAGGTGGTCAGATTAGAGCCGGATGGATCGGTCAAGTTTATCACTCCAGGTCTGTGATGAAGGCGTGGGGAGGTAATCATTCACACATGAAGAGGCGAGACGCAGTCTCCACCACTCCCACCACCAACAGACCAGCGTGCGACGCAGGTTCACAGGAACGTATTCAGCCGGCTTCTGGATTCTCTTCTACAACCCTGACGCCTTGAATGTCGTCCACCCAACCAGCAGCAACATCACCTGCGTCTCACCTTTAGAATTCATGTATTAATGACTCCGAGAACTCAGTTCACTCTCAGGTTCATCATGTTTCACTGgcctgtttctgtctgaagctgctggaggCAACAGACACACTGGACTGATGAAGCGTCCTGTGAATTCTTTCTACACTGGAAACAAAAGGTAAAGACGATGTCGCCAGTCCTGCCACAGGAGACATTTAGAGCAGGAGTCGGAGGATGCGTCTTTAACTTTCAGAAAAGAAACGCAGCTGCGATCGATGAGAGGGGCAAATAAAGACGTTGGactttgatttaatgttttagtcatttatgaaacaaaatgtgaatgtgaatctCTGACACCTGAAGACGTCACCTGTCTGCAAGAAACCTTAACCATACAGTGATTCATTAGAAATAAAGGTGAGGACTCATCAATAATGAGCATCGACCTCTCACACTGAACAAAATAAGATAAACCCCAGATAAAATCTTTCAGACCAGAGTCATAAGCTCAAACAGAGGAgtaaagagcagcaggaggaggaggagcagcagcaggaggaggagcagcaggaggaggaggagcaggaggaggaggaggaggaggaggagcaggaggaggaggaggagcaggaggagcagcaagaggaggaggaggaggagcaggaggaggaggaggagcaggaggagcagcaagaggaggaggaggagcaggaggaggaggaggagcagcagcttgaggagcagcaggaggaggagcaggaggaggaggaggagcaggaggagcagcaagaggaggaggaggaggagcaggaggaggaggaggagcaggaggagcagcaagaggaggaggaggagcagcagcttgaggagcagcaggaggaggagcagcagcaggaggaggaggagcaggaggaggaggaggaggaggaggagcagcaggaggagcagcaggaggaggaggagcagcagcaggaggaggaggagcagcaggaggaggaggagcagcaggaggaggaggagcagcaggaggaggagcagcagcttgaggagcagcaggaggaggaggagcagcaggaggaggagcagcagcttgaggagcagcaggaggaggagcaggagcaagAAGGGGCAGATCCCTGTGTGTCCTGATTTAGGTCTTAATGAAAACCTCTgcctcctgctgcagcctgtTATTACCCTGCTGCTGATGTCACTGAGGTGGGGCTGATGACagacctcacttcctgtttgtggcGGTGGCGGCCGTTACAGACGAGTCATCGAAATCAAActttctccagctgcagctacacgttattttctctcttattctGCAGATTAATGATCATTGTGTTTATGAAAGTCACAGGTGACCTGACGAACACGTCGGGCCTCAGAcagctgtgacctctgacccctcacCTGTGTCCCTGTGCAGTTACGACGTGATCTTCGCGTCGGGTCCGGAGGAGCTGCTGTCCAAGTTTTCCCGTCTGGGTCACAGAGTGGTCTTCTCAGCCGAGGGGTTCTGCTGGCCCGACCAGAGGCTGGCCTCCAAGTACCCAGtggtgcattctgggaaacGCTACCTCAACTCAGGAGgtgagaaccccccccccccccccccgtgaacACAGGCGATGTGAAGTAGAGCGAGGAGATGAAGTGAGAAactctgtttgtgttcaggctTCATCGGCTTTGCCGCCGACCTCAGCACCATCGTCCAGCAGTGGAAGTACAAGGACAACGACGACGACCAGCTGTTCTACACCAAGATCTACCTGGACAAGACACAGAgggtaccacacacacacacgcagagagacacacacacacacgcacgcagagagacacacacacacacacacgcagagagacacacacacacacacacacacacatacacacacacacacgcacacacacacacacacacatacacacacacacacgcacacacacacacacacacacacacacatacacacacacacacacatacacacacacacacgcgcacacacacacacacacacgcacacacacacgcacacacacacgcacacacaacacacacacacacacacacacaacacacacacgcagacacacacacacacacacacatacacacacacacacacacacacacacacacgcacaacacacacacacacacacgcagagagacacacacacacacacacacacacacgcacacacacacgcacacacacacgcacacacacacacacaacacacacacgcacacacacgcacacacacacacacacgcacacacacacacacacgcagagagacacacacacacacactcacacacacacacacacacacacacacagagagacacacacacacactcacacacacacactctcacacacacacacacacacacacacacacagagagagacacacacacacacacagagacacacatgcatagacacacacacacacagacacacacacgcacacacactcacacacacacacacacacacacacacacacacacacacacacacacactctctctctctcttcgttGGAGGGTGATGTCATGTTTGTCTCCTCAGACCAAGTTCAACATGACTCTGGATCATCGGTCCAGGATCTTCCAGAATCTGAACGGAGCTGttggtgagacacacacacacacacacacacacacacacacacacacacacacacagaaacacacagaaacacacacacacactgataatatATGAAGAGAGTGACGTGCTCACtgtgtttaaactgtgttttcctttgacacatgaaaacagctgagagacaaaataaaacaaagtgcaaCAGTCActaaatagaataaataataactgGAATAAATATAGTtgataaaaaggtcaaatatgTTTCGGCCTAAAATGTAATTCACATAAAAACGTAGAAACTTCTTGTTGTCAtggttgttgaaatatttttacgtatgaaataaacagaaagtcGCATCCTGTGCAGAAGTTTGTTTCCAACAGGAAAGATTCAGgattctttcaaaataaaaccatggaCAGTTTTTACTTGTCTTACTTAAACCTGAACAGGACCGGGATTTGCTGTGACCCCCCTCTGCCTTTAAATCAGTTCCAGTTCCTCAGGTTCTGGTCAGGTAGGTGGTTCCAGTCCGACTCCATGAGGCTGGGATCAGGTCTCTGTGGTccagaccatctgctgcaggactcctggttctcctggtctCTGAGGACGGGTCTctatgactctgtgtgtgtggactcgTCCTGCTGCAGGAGTCTGGACCGGTCCGAACAGTGGAACCAGAACCAGTCAGCAGGTTGTTCTCTGTAACGTGACTGAACTgaatgtctctgtctgtcagacgAAGTCGTCCTCAAGTTTGAGAGGGCGAAGGTCAGAGCGAGGAACGTCGCCTACgacacacttcctgttgttaTCCATGGCAACGGACCAACCAAGGTAAACCTCCCACTACcagaacctgtgtgtgtgtgtgtgtgtgtgtgtgtgttagcgtgaGCTAAAGGTTCTGgtgttctgtctctgcagctgcagttgaATTACCTGGGTAACTACGTCCCCACAGCCTGGACCTATGAGAACGGATGTGGGATCTGCGACGACGACCTGCTGTTCTTCAGTGACGTacctgtaaacacactcacCTGATGGTTCTGACATCATGGCCCGTGTGCggtttgtgtctgtctcactgGGATGTTTCCGCTGTGTTCGCAGGACGAGGAGCTGCCTCTGGTCTACGTCGCAGTGTTTATCGAACGTGCGACTCCCTTCATGGACGAGTTCCTGCACCGACTGACCACGCTCAACTACCCCACGGCGAGGATCCGCCTCTTCATCCACAACAACGTACGGCGCAGACACAGAACCGACCACATGGTTGCAGAGCAGACACCTCCTCTGACCGGTTCTGACCTGTCATGATTTTCCTCCGATCCAGGTCGTGTACCACGAACGTCACATCCAGAAGTTCTGGGAGCGCCACAGGTCTCTGTTCCCCGATGCCCTGCTGGTCGGCCCAGAGGAGAACCTGCAGGAGGGCAAGGCCAGAACCATGGCTGTGTGAGTGGAGAACCAAGAGAACCTCTGAAGGCATTGCAACATTCAGACCCTGTAGAACGGTCATGTAGAAACCCGCAGGGAGTCAGAGATGAAAATAATCGAAGCTATTACTCTAGATATTTATAGGTTTGTAGAAAATGAACCAATTAAATGGCCGGATTGTTTCCTGGACTGTTGCTGACTCGGCTCAGTGTGGTTCCAAATATCAGACATCAAAGGGTCCGGTTCCATGTGTGTTTCCCTTTTTCCACCTTtataacactgaaacacaaaaccaGAGCTGTAGCTGGAACTCAGACCAGATCgtaattagtgtgtgtgtgtgtgtgtgtgtgtgtgtgtttctgtgtgtgtgtgtatctgtgtgtgtgtgtgtgtgtgtgtgtgtttctgtgtgtgtgtgtgtgtagtgaggCATGTAAGAAGGATCCAGAGTGTGATTACTACTTCAGCATCGACTCTGAAGTGGCCTTGACGAACCCCGACACACTCAGGATACTAATAGAGGAAAACAAGTATGTACCCTCCTGTGTGTTCTTATTCCTAACCCTAACAAGTCCACACTAGTCCCCTTAAATATACCCTACACCCTAACAAGTCCACACTAGTCCCCTTAAATACACCCTACACCCTAACAAGTCCACACTAGTCCCCTTAAATATACCCTACATCCTAACAAGTCCACACTAGTCCCCTTAAATATACCCTACACCCTAACAAGTCCACACTAGTCCCCTTAAATATACCCTACACCCTAACAAGTCCACACTAGTCTCCTTACAGTGTTTCAGTGAAACCAGTTTGAATATTTCGGCTGGATGGGTGGAAATGAATGTGTTGGTGATGCCTGGTGTTTCTCAGTTCctctctccgcctctctctCAGGTCTGTCATCGCTCCCATGTTGTCCAAACACGGGAAGCTGTGGAGTAACTTCTGGGGCGCCCTGAGTCCTGAAGGATACTACTCCAGATCTGAAGACTACATCGAGATCGTCCAGGGCAAGAGGAtgtgagcgcacacacacacacacacacacacacacacacacacacacacactcacacaagtgGTATTATTTTACGCAGGTGAAACGTCTGTTCTCAACAACCATCAGCAGACCAGACCACAGCTCTGAGCAGCTTGTGAAGGGAACCgtctctgatgctgctgctccttcagaGCACAATAAGAAGCTGAGCAGAGGAAAGGCTCGCTGTGGTTGTTTGTGGTGAATCGTGTCGTTTAAAAGGCTGTAATGTGCTTTTAAAGCTGactgtgtcactgcagtgaGAGGATTCTTCCCCTCGTTTagtctgtaactgtgtgtgtgtgtgtgtgtgtgtgtgtgtgttgtgtgtgtgtgtgtgtgtgtgtgtgtgtgtgtgtgtgtgtgtttctgtgtgtgtgtgtgtgtgtgtgtagtgaggCATGTAAGAAGGATCCAGAGTGTGATTACTACTTCAGCATCGACTCTGAAGTGGCCTTGACGAACCCCGACACACTCAGGATACTAATAGAGGAAAACAAGTATGTACCCTCCTGTGTGTTCTTATTCCTAACCCTAACAAGTCCACACTAGTCCCCTTAAATATACCCTACACCCTAACAAGTCCACACTAGTCCCCTTAAATACACCCTACACCCTAACAAGTCCACACTAGTCCCCTTAAATATACCCTACATCCTAACAAGTCCACACTAGTCCCCTTAAATATACCCTACACCCTAACAAGTCCACACTAGTCCCCTTAAATATACCCTACACCCTAACAAGTCCACACTAGTCTCCTTACAGTGTTTCAGTGAAACCAGTTTGAATATTTCGGCTGGATGGGTGGAAATGAATGTGTTGGTGATGCCTGGTGTTTCTCAGTTCctctctccgcctctctctCAGGTCTGTCATCGCTCCCATGTTGTCCAAACACGGGAAGCTGTGGAGTAACTTCTGGGGCGCCCTGAGTCCTGAAGGATACTACTCCAGATCTGAAGACTACATCGAGATCGTCCAGGGCAAGAGGATGTgagcgcatgcacacacacacacacacacacacactcacacaagtgGTATTATTTTACGCAGGTGAAACGTCTGTTCTCAACAACCATCAGCAGACCAGACCACAGCTCTGAGCAGCTTGTGAAGGGAACCgtctctgatgctgctgctccttcagaGCACATAAGAAGCTGAGCAGAGGAAAGGCTCGCTGTGGTTGTTTGTGGTGAATCGTGTCGTTTAAAAGGCTGTAATGTGCTTTTAAAGCTGactgtgtcactgcagtgaGAGGATTCTTCCCCTCGTTTagtctgtaactgtgtgtgtgtgtgtgtgtgtgtgtgtgtgtgtgtgtgtgtgtgtgtgtgtgtgtgtgtagcggtcTGTGGAACGTGCCGTACATCACTCAGGCCTACCTGATCAAAGGCAGCATGCTGCGGTCCAAACTGTCCCAGGTGAGCCTGTACGTGGACGAGGGGACGGACCCCGACATGGTGTTCTGCAGGAGCATCAGAGACCAGGTAACTCGCTGAACACCTGCTCACATGGTTCTTGTTAGTGATAATAATGTACAGGTGGCTTTTTGTTCAGccttttaatatttcagatatattatatatcttatATAACATTTATCATATTCAGAATAAACGAGGTCTCGTAGAAACGGGGACAGGAGAAAGGAGGGTGTCGTGATAAAAAGCCTCCACAGGCACATCACAGACTAACATGATCTGAGTCAGTGTGACTGCACTTCCTGAGGAGCTCTCTGACGTCCCTCCACAATAAAGCTCCAGAACGTCATTCAGAACCTCAGGGAGAACCTCAGTGAGAACCTCAGGGAGAACCTCAGGGAGAACCTCAGGCAGAACCTCAGGGAGAACCTCAGGGAGAACCCTGCTGTGTTTACGTgtccttcagtatcacagtgctgcagtgatgaacatCGTGTTactctgacaggaagtgatcacaGGTGATCAGCTGCAGTTATTGGGAGTTTGAGTGACAGAACGTGGAGGCGGGACAACAGCTCCTCTGATCTCTGACGGCTGTgactgtatttgtttattttatcagtcAAGTTTGTTTGTCCTGAGGAAATAAACCCTGGGACAGTGGAAGtgatgaacagtgtgtgtgtgcagggtgtCTTCATGTTCGTGTCAAACCGCGATGAGTTTGGTCGCCTGGTGGCGTCGACCAGCTTCAACACGTCCAGGCTGCACCCGGACATGTGGCAGATCTTCGACAACCCTGTGGTGAGGCGACACACCTGAGCGTTACTGACATGAGCAGGTGAGGAAGAGATCCAGAGCGCAGGCTGAGTGTGTCTCTGTTCACAGGACTGGAAGGAGAAGTACATCCACGAGAACTACTCCAGAATCTTTGAAGATGACAAGAGCTTCGTGGAGCAGGTGACAAAACACCCCCGATAAATCCCACAATCCTCCCTGTTTTACCTGACAGCTCATTAATGATGTGTGTCTCCCAGCCCTGTCCAGATGTTTACTGGTTTCCAGCTTTCTCAGAGAAGATGTGTGATCACATGGTGGAGACCATGGAGGACAACGGGGAATGGTCTGGAGGATCACACAAGGTaacctgttcccctgttcatctgttcacctgttcacctgttcccctgttcacctgttcccctgttcacctgttcccctgttcacctgttcccctgttcccctgttcacctgttcccctgttcatctgttcccTTGTTCccctgttcatctgttcccctgttcccctgttcccctgttcccctgttcacctgttcacctgttcccctgttcacctgttcccctgttcccc
It encodes:
- the plod3 gene encoding multifunctional procollagen lysine hydroxylase and glycosyltransferase LH3, with protein sequence MSSCLLLCLLALAFFRSSVSEQRRLSAENLLVITAATEETDGFNRFMRTIREFNYTVKVLGLGEEWKGGDVARTVGGGQKVRWLKKELLKHSDNKDMVIMFVDSYDVIFASGPEELLSKFSRLGHRVVFSAEGFCWPDQRLASKYPVVHSGKRYLNSGGFIGFAADLSTIVQQWKYKDNDDDQLFYTKIYLDKTQRTKFNMTLDHRSRIFQNLNGAVDEVVLKFERAKVRARNVAYDTLPVVIHGNGPTKLQLNYLGNYVPTAWTYENGCGICDDDLLFFSDVPDEELPLVYVAVFIERATPFMDEFLHRLTTLNYPTARIRLFIHNNVVYHERHIQKFWERHRSLFPDALLVGPEENLQEGKARTMAVEACKKDPECDYYFSIDSEVALTNPDTLRILIEENKSVIAPMLSKHGKLWSNFWGALSPEGYYSRSEDYIEIVQGKRIGLWNVPYITQAYLIKGSMLRSKLSQVSLYVDEGTDPDMVFCRSIRDQGVFMFVSNRDEFGRLVASTSFNTSRLHPDMWQIFDNPVDWKEKYIHENYSRIFEDDKSFVEQPCPDVYWFPAFSEKMCDHMVETMEDNGEWSGGSHKDERLAGGYENVPTVDIHMNQIGFEKEWLKFLKEFIVPVTEKLYPGYYPKAQAIMNFVVRYRPDEQPSLRPHHDSSTFTINIALNRKGIDYEGGGCRFLRYDCKVESPRKGWSFMHPGRLTHYHEGLPTTRGTRYIMVSFVDP